DNA from Lineus longissimus chromosome 7, tnLinLong1.2, whole genome shotgun sequence:
CCTTCGACCTGGAATGATTGCGCTGGGGGAGCAAAGTACGTCAAGAAGACTAGCTATTCCGGGGGGAGGTTCTTGGGAGTGGAACTCTGCTCCCCGACAAAGTAGGTATACGGTTCTGAACTGAATGCTTTCTCTCATAGCTGTTTTATTCAGTCTGCCGTCAAAAGGTAGCGGGATGGGGAAGACGGGGCAAAGTGGATCACGAATGCTGGATACTAAGAGAGGATGCTCGTAGACACGGAACTCTGCTGTCCGGGAAAAAGCTAGGTACATCTATCATGTTCGTACACGGTACTGAAATTCTACTACAGCTGCCAAATTCATTCAATCTGCAAGAGCCTTCTTAATTCAGGAGAACCAAAATCGTTAACTATTCAGACATCAGCAACTAAAAACTTCTTAATCATTGGTTACAAATATATTATGGTTTCTCAACATATGATGTGAACATAGTTCGTTGAATTTTCTGATTGATCGTGATACGTGGCTCAACATTCCAAATTTAGGTACAAGTTGTTCCTCTCCAACGATCTTACCTCAGAGTACAAACACATTGCCGATGGTTCCGGCTTTGGAGATGATCACTGCGAGTTTATGGGTGGCGAAAGGGATGATTCAAGAGCCTCGAGAGAAGGAACAGCACATGCTCCAAAAGCAATAGGTAAACAAAATGCCTAAAGAATCGAAAACTAATTACATCGCCTGCAAGCCATTGCTGCTATACATACAACACTCATCGCTTCTCGACACAATCTCGTTCGTTCACCAGGCTTTGCTCTGTTAATAAGAATTCGTACTAGTTTCGTTGCAGGTCGTGCTACATACTGAGTTCTTTTTAAAGCTTTGATCTGGGTTCTCTGCAAATGGTGTCTTCTGGCGTATTTTAAAGCTAACATTAACGCGGCGGCAGTGTCTTTTCAATTCTCTACATTCAATACAGGCATTGGCGTGTTCCTTTTGCAGGTTTTCGTCGATCACACTGGGGTGACCTTGTAGGATATGGCAAGATCGGGCGAGCGAACGGCTTCTGGTACTACCCAAAGTCTTACACATGCGGCGTAACAGTCCCTGGTTCTGCCAGGGTTATTGAGTACAGTAGTTCTCCCGGTGAAACTTTTGTGACATCTACCATAACACCTACAACAACGGTAGTCTCTAGTGATACTACATCAACAACAGGTAAATCCTTTCCAGAAAATAATTACATGTAGCTTGGCTAATGCTAGGAGTTTTTGGCGACGAATGAAAGTcgccaaattcaaaatttagccAACGGGAGGAAGGGGCTTTCCGTCGCTAAGGTTTTTTTCGTATTAATTTCAAGTATTAAAGGTTTACGCAGTTCGTATCAAATTgcattttcttatcatcaaGTCAATTAATTATAACTGATTTTTCTTTCGTATCAGAGCAATTACAAGTAGTTAACGCTACTGAAACAAGCTATTCAGTGAGTGACTGCCTGAGTTCCGGCAACTGCTGGGTTAGGTACAACTTCTCGGCACCTTCGACCTGGAATGATTGCGCTGGGGGAGCAAAGTACGTCAGGAAGACTAACTATTCCGAGGGGAGGTTCTTGGGAGTGGAACTCTGCTCTCCGACAAAGTAGGTATACGGTTGCTTTCTGTCATAGCTGTTTCATTCAGTCGGCCGTCAAAAGGCTGCGGGATGGGGAAGAGGGGGCAAAGTGGGTCAAGAAGGCTGGATACTAAGAGAGGATGTTCGTAGACAAGGAACTCTGCTCTCCGGCAGAaagaaggtacatgtatcatgttcgtACACGGTACTGACATCCTTCTACAGCTGCCAAAATCATTCAATCTGCCAGAGCCTTCTTGATTCAGGAGAACGAAAATCATTAACTATTCAGACATCAGTAACTAGAAATTGCTTAATCATTGGCTACAAATATATTGTGGTTTTCACAAATATGTTATGGTGGAATTTTCTGATTTATCCTGAGACGTGGCTCAACATTCCCAATTTAGGTACAAGTTGTTCCTCTCCAACGATCTTACCTCAGAGTACAAACACATTGCCGATGGTGACGGCATTGGAGAGGATCACTGCGAGTTTATTGGTGGCGAAGCGGAGAATGCAAGGGCCTCGAAAGAAGGAGCAAAATATGCTCCAAGCGCAATGGGTAACATAATTCCTCAACGATCGAAAACTAATTACATCACGATCGAGTCAAATTCAGCATTGCAATACCTTGCTGCTATACAAGCAACACTTATCACTTCTCGATACAATCTCGTTCGTTCACAATGTTTTCCTCTGTAAATAAGAGTTCGTAGTCGTTTTTTAACAGGTCCTGCTGCGTACTGAGTTTTTTAGCTTTAAGCTGGGTTCTCTGCAAGTGGTATCTTCTGGCGTATTTTAAAGCTACCATTTTCTCGGTGGCACGTCTTTTCAATTCTCTTCCTTAAATGAATAGAATTAAAAACATGTATTACCATGTtacttttgaaggttttcgTCGACACAAATGGGGTGGGGCTCTGATATATGGCAAGATCGGTCGAGCGAACGGCTTCTACTACTACCCAAAGTCTTACACATGCGGCGTAACAGTCCCTGGTTCAGACAGGGTTATTGAGTACAGTAGTTCTCCCGGTGAAACTTTTGTGACATCTACCATAACACCTACAACAACGGTAgtctctactgatactacatCAACAACAGGTAAATCCTTTCCAGAAAATAATTATTTGTAGCTTGGCTAATGCTAGGAGTTTTTGGCGACGAATGAAAGTcgccaaattcaaaatttagccAACGGGAGGAAGGGGCTTTCCGTCGCTAAGGTTTTTTTCGTATTAATTTCAAGTATTAAAGGTTTACGCAGTTCGTATCAAATTGCATTTTCTTATCACCAAGTCAATTAATTATAACTGATTTTTCTTTCGTATCAGAGCAATTACAAGTAGTTAACGCTACTGAAACAAGCTATTCAGTGAGTGACTGCCTGAGTTCCGGCAACTGCTGGGTTAGGTACAACTTCTCGGCACCTTCGACCTGGAATGATTGCGCTGGGGGAGCAAAGTACGTCAGGAAGACTAACTATTCCGAGGGGAGGTTCTTGGGAGTGGAACTCTGCTCTCCGACAAAGTAGGTATACGGTTGCTTTCTGTCATAGCTGTTTCATTCAGTCGGCCGTCAAAAGGCTGCGGGATGGGGAAGAGGGGGCAAAGTGGGTCAAGAAGGCTGGATACTAAGAGAGGATGTTCGTAGACAAGGAACTCTGCTCTCCGGCAGAaagaaggtacatgtatcatgttcgtACACGGTACTGACATCCTTCTACAGCTGCCAAAATCATTCAATCTGCCAGAGCCTTCTTGATTCAGGAGAACGAAAATCATTAACTATTCAGACATCAGTAACTAGAAATTGCTTAATCATTGGCTACAAATATATTGTGGTTTTCACAAATATGTTATGGTGGAATTTTCTGATTTATCCTGAGACGTGGCTCAACATTCCCAATTTAGGTACAAGTTGTTCCTCTCCAACGATCTTACCTCAGAGTACAAACACATTGCCGATGGTGACGGCATTGGAGAGGATCACTGCGAGTTTATTGGTGGCGAAGCGGAGAATGCAAGGGCCTCGAAAGAAGGAGCAAAATATGCTCCAAGCGCAATGGGTAACATAATTCCTCAACGATCGAAAACTAATTACATCACGATCGAGTCAAATTCAGCATTGCAATACCTTGCTGCTATACAAGCAACACTTATCACTTCTCGATACAATCTCGTTCGTTCACAATGTTTTCCTCTGTAAATAAGAGTTCGTAGTCGTTTTTTAACAGGTCCTGCTGCGTACTGAGTTTTTTAGCTTTAAGCTGGGTTCTCTGCAAGTGGTATCTTCTGGCGTATTTTAAAGCTAACATTTTCTCGGTGGCACGTCTTTTCAATTCTCTTCCTTTAATGAATAGAATTAAAAACATGTATTACCATGTtacttttgaaggttttcgTCGACATAAATGGGGTGGGGCTCTGATATATGGCAAGATCGGTCGAGCGAACGGCTTCTACTACTACCCAAAGTCTTACACATGCGGCGTAACAGTCCCTGGTTCAGACAGGGTTATTGAGTACAGTAGTTCTCCCGGTGAAACTTTTGCGACATCTACCATAACACCTACAACAACGGTGgtctctactgatactacatCAACAACAGGTAAATCATTTCAAGAAAATAATTATTTGTAGCTTGGCTAATGCTAGGATTTTTTGGCGACGAATGAAAGGCGCCAAATTCGAAATTTAGCCAACGGGAGGAAGGGGCTTTCCGTCGCTAAGGTTTTTTTCGTATTAATTTTAAGTATTAAAGGTTTACGCAGTTCGTATCAAATTGCATTTTCTTATCACCAAGTCATTTATTTATAACTGATTTTTCTTTCCTATTAGAGCAATTACAAGTAGTTAACGCAACTGAAACAAGCTATTCAGTGAGTGACTGCCTGAGTTCCGGCAACTGCTGGGTTAGGTACAACTTCTCGGCACCTTCGACCTGGAATGATTGCGCTGGGGGAGCAAAGTACGTCAGGAAGACTAACTATTCCGAGGGGAGATTCTTGGGAGTGGAACTCTGCTCCCCGACAAAGTAGGTATACGGTTGCTTTCTGTCATAGCTGTTTCATTCAGTCGGCCGTCAAAAGGCTGCGGGATGGGGAAGAGGGGGCAAAGTGGGTCAAGAAGGCTGGATACTAAGAGAGGATGTTCGTAGACATGGAACTCTGCTCTCCGGCAAAAAGAAGGAACATGTATCATGTTCGTACAGTTTACTGACATCCTTCTACAGCTGCAAAATGCATTCAATATGCAAGAACCTTCTTCATTCAGGAGAACGAAAATCATTAACTATTCAGACATCAGTAACTAGAAATTGCTTAATCATTAGTTACAAATATATTATCGTTTTTACAAATATATTATGGTTGAATTTTCTGATTTATACTGAGATGTGACTCAACATTCCCAATTTAGGTACAAGTTGTTCCTCTCCAACGATCTTACCTCAGAGTACAAACACATTGCCGATGGTTCCGGCATTGGAAGTGATCACTGCGAGTTTATGGGTGGCGAATGGAATAATGCAAGAGCCTCGAAAGAAGGAGCAGAGAATGCTCCAAGCGCAATGGGTAACATAATTCCTCAACGATCGAAAACTAATTACATCGCGTTCGAGTCAAATTCAGCATTGCAATACCTTGCTGCTATACAAGCAACACTTATCACTTCTCAATACAATGTCGTACGTTCACAAGGCTTTCCTCTGTAAATAAGAGTTCGTAGTCGTTTTCTAACAGGTCCTGCTGCGTACTGAGTTTTTTTAGCTTTGAGCTGGGTTCTCTGCAAGTGGTATCTTCTGGCGTATTTTAAAGCTAACATTTTCTCGGTGGCACGTCTTTTCAATTCCCTACCTTTAATGAATAGAAATAAAAACATGTATTAGCATGTTGCTTTTAAAGGTTTTTATCGATCTAACCGGGGTCGGGCTCTGATATATGGCAAGATCGGGCGAGCGAACGGCCACCGGTACTACCCAAAGTCTTACACATGCGGCGTAACAGTCCCTGGTTCTGCCAGGGTTATTGAGTACAGTAGTTCTCCCGGTGAAACTTTTGTGACATCTACCATAACACCTACAACAACGGTGGTCTCTAGTGATACTACATCAACAACAGGTAAATCATTTCCAGAAAATAGTTATTTGTAGCTTGGCTAATGCTAGGATTTTTTGGCGACGAATGAAAGGCGCCAAATTCGAAATTTAGCCAACGGGAGGAAGGGGCTTTCCGTCGCTAAGGTTTTTTTCGTATTAATTTTAAGTATTAAAGGTTTACGCAGTTCGTATCAAATTGCATTTTCTTATCACCAAGTCATTTATTTATAACTGATTTTTCTTTCCTATTAGAGCAATTACAAGTAGTTAACGCTACTACTGAAACAAGCTATTCAGTGAGTGACTGCCTGAGTTCCGGCAACTGCTGGGTTAGGTACAACTTCTCGGCACCTTCGACCTGGAATGATTGCGCTGGGGGAGCAAAGTACGTCAGGAAGACTAACTATTCCGAGGGGAGATTCTTGGGAGTGGAACTCTGCTCCCCGACAAAGTAGGTATACGGTTGCTTTCTGTCATAGCTGTTTCATTCAGTCGGCCGTCAAAAGGCTGCGGGATGGGGAAGAGGGGGCAAAGTGGGTCAAGAAGGCTGGATACTAAGAGAGGATGTTCGTAGACATGGAACTCTGCTCTCCGGCAAAaagaaggtacatgtatcatgttcgtACAAGGTGCTGACATCCTTCTACAGCTGCCAAATGCATTCAATATGCAAGAACCTTCTTGATTCAGGAGAACGAAAATCATTAACTATTCAGACATAATTAACTAGAAATTGCTTAATCATTGGTTACAAATATATTGTCGTTTTCACAAATATGTTATGGTGGAATTTCCTGATTTATTAAAGAGACGTGGCTCAACATTCCCAATTTAGGTACAAGTTGTTCCTCTCCAACGATCTTACCTCAGAGTACAAACACATTGCCGATGGTGCCGGCATTGGAGATGATCACTGCGAGTTTATGGGTGGCGAAGCGGAGAATGCAAGGGCCTCGAAAGAAGGAGCAGAATATGCTCCAAGCGCAATGGGTAACAAAATTCCTCCACGATCGAAAACTAATTACATCGCGATCGAGTCAAGTTCAGCATTGCGATACCTTGCTGCTATACAAGCAACACTTATCACTTCTCGATACAATCTCGTTCGTTCACAATGTTTTCCTCTGTAAATAAGAGTTCGTAGTCGTTTTCTAACAGGTCCTGCTGCGTACTGAGTTTTTTTAGCTTTGAGCTGGGTTCTCTGCAAGTGGTATCTTCTGGCGTATTTTAAAGCTAACATTTTCTCGGTGGCACGTCTTTTCAATTCTCTACCTTTaataaattgaattaaaaacatGTATTAGCATGTTACTTTTACAGGTTTTCATCGATCTAGCTGGGGTCGGGCTCTGATATATGGCAAGATCGGGCGAGCGAACGGCCACTGGTACTACCCAAAGTCTTACACATGCGGCGTAACAGTCCCTGGTTCAGACAGGGTTATTGAGTACAGTAGTTCTCCCGGTGAAACTTTTGTGACATCTACCATAACACCTACAACAACGGTAGTCTCTAGTGATACTACATCAACAACAGGTAAATCATTTCCAGAAAATAATTATTTGTAGCTTGGCTAATGCTAGGAGTTTTTGGCGACGAATAAAAGGCGCCAAATTCGAAATTTAGCCAACGGGATGAAGGGGCTTTCCGTCGCTAAGGTTTTTTTCGTATTAATTTCAAGTATTAAAGGTTTACGCAGTTCGTATCAAATTGCATTTTCTTATCACCAAGTCATTTATTTATAACTGATTTTTCTTTCCTATTAGAGCAATTACAAGTAGTTAACGCTACTACTGAAACAAGCTATTCAGTGAGTGACTGCCTGAGTTCCGGCAACTGCTGGGTTAGGTACAACTTCTCGGCACCTTCGACCTGGAATGATTGCGCTGGGGGAGCAAAGTACGTCAGGAAGACTAACTATTCCGAGGGGAGATTCTTGGGAGTGGAACTCTGCTCCCCGACAAAGTAGGTATACGGTTGCTTTCTGTCATAGCTGTTTCATTCAGTCGGCCGTCATAAGGCTGCGGGATGGGGAAGAGGGGGCAAAGTGGGTCAAGAAGGCTGGATACTAAGAGAGGATGTTCGTAGACATGGAACTCTGCTTTCCGGCAAAAAGAAGGTCCATGTATCATGTTCGTACAAGGTGCTGACATCCTTCTACAGCTGCCAAATGCATTCAATATGCAAGAACCTTCTTGATTCAGGAGAACGAAAATCATTAACTATTCAGACATAATTAACTAGAAATTGCTTAATCATTGGTTACAAATATATTGTGGTTTTTACAAATATGTTATGGTGGAATTTCCTGATTTATTAAAGAGACGTGGCTCAACATTCCCAATTTAGGTACAAGTTGTTCCTCTCCAACGATCTGACCTCAGAGTACAAACACATTGCCGATGGTGCCGGCATTGGAGATGATCACTGCGAGTTTATTGGTGGCGAAGCGGAGAATGCAAGGGCCTCGAAAGAAGGAGCAGAATATGCTCCAAGCGCAATGGGTAACAGAATTCCTCAACGATCGAAAACTAATTACATCGCGATCGAGTCAAGTTCAGCATTGCGATACCTTGCTGCTATACAAGCAACACTTATCACTTCTCGATACAATCTCGTTCGTTCACAATGTTTTCCTCTGTAAATAAGAGTTCGTAGTCGTTTTCTAACAGGTCCTGCTGCGTACTGTTTTTTTTTAGCTTTGAGCTGGGTTCTCTGCAAGTGGTATCTTCTGGCGTATTTTAAAGCTAACATTTTCTCGGTGGCACGTCTTTTCAATTCTCTACCTTTAATAAATAGAATTAAAAACATGTATTAGCATGTTACTTTTACAGGTTTTCATCGATCTAGCTGGGGTCGGGCTCTGATATATGGCAAGATCGGGCGAGCGAACGGCCACTGGTACTACCCAAAGTCTTACACATGCGGCGTAACAGTCCCTGGTTCAGACAGGGTTATTGAGTACAGTAGTTCTCCCGGTGAAACTTTTGTGACATCTACCATAACACCTACAACAACGGTAGTCTCTAGTGATACTACATCAACAACAGGTAAATCATTTCCAGAAAATAATTATTTGTAGCTTGGCTAATGCTAGGAGTTTTTGGCGACGAATAAAAGGCGCCAAATTCGAAATTTAGCCAACGGGAGGAAGGGGCTTTCCGTCGCTAAGGTTTTTTTCGTATTAATTTCAAGTATTAAAGGTTTACGCAGTTCGTATCAAATTGCATTTTCTTATCACCAAGTCATTTATTTATAACTGATTTTTCTTTCGTATTAGAGCAATTACAAGTAGTTAACGCTACTGAAACAAGCTATTCAGTGAGTGACTGCCTGAGTTCCGGCAACTGCTGGGTTAGGTACAACTTCTCGGCACCTTCGACCTGGAATGATTGCGCTGGGGGAGCAAAGTACGTCAGGAAGACTAACTATTCCGAGGGGAGATTCTTGGGAGTGGAACTCTGCTCCCCGACAAAGTAGGTATACGGTTGCTTTCTGTCATAGCTGTTTCATTCAGTCGGCCGTCAAAAGGCTGCGGGATGGGGAAGAGGGGGCAAAGTGGGTCAAGAAGGCTGGATACTAAGAGAGGATGTTCGTAGACATGGAACTCTGCTCTCCGGCAAAaagaaggtacatgtatcatgttcgtACAAGGTGCTGACATCCTTCTACAGCTGCCAAATGCATTCAATATGCAAGAACCTTCTTGATTCAGGAGAACGAAAATCATTAACTATTCAGACATAATTAACTAGAAATTGCTTAATCATTGGTTACAAATATATTGTCGTTTTCACAAATATGTTATGGTGGAATTTCCTGATTTATTAAAGAGACGTGGCTCAACATTCCCAATTTAGGTACAAGTTATTCCTCTCCAACGATCTGACCTCAGAGTACAAACACATTGCCGATGGTGCCGGCATTGGAGATGATCACTGCGAGTTTATGGGTGGCGAAGCGGAGAATGCAAGGGCCTCGAAAGAAGGAGCAGAATATGCTCCAAGCGCAATGGGTAACAAAATTCCTCCACGATCGAAAACTAATTACATCGCGATCGAGTCAAGTTCAGCATTGCGATACCTTGCTGCTATACAAGCAACACTTATCACTTCTCGATACAATCCCGTTCGTTCACAATGTTTTCCTCTGTAAATAAGAGTTCGTAGTCGTTTTTTAACAGGTCCTGCTGCGTACTGAGTTTTTTTTAGCTTTGATCTGGGTTCTCTGCAAGTGGTATCTTCTGGCGTATTTTAAAGCTAACATTTTCTCGGTGGCACGTCTTTTCAATTCTCTACCTTTAATGAATAGAATAAAAACATTTATTAGCATGTTACTTTTAAAGGTTTTCGCCGATCTAGCTGGGGTTTTGCTCTGAAATATGGCAAGATCGGGCGAGCGAACGGCCACTGGTACTACCCAAAGTCTTACACATGCGGCGTTACAGTCCCTGGTTCAGACAGGGTTATTGAGTACAGTAGTTCTCCCGGTGAAACTTTTGTGACATCTACCATAACACCTACAACAACGGTAGTCTCTAGTGATACTACATCAGCAACAGGTAAATCATTTCCAGAAAATAATTATTTGTAGCTTGGCTAATGCTATGATTTTTTGGCGACGAATGAAAGGCGCCAAATTCGAAATTTAGCCAAAGGGATGAAAGAGCTTTCCGTCGCTAAGATTTTTTTGTACTAATTTCAAGTATTAAAGGTTTACGCCGTTCGTATCAAATTGCATTTTCTTATCACCAAGTCATTTATTTATAACTGATTTTTCTTTCCTATTAGAGCAAGTACAAGTAGTTAACGCAACTGAAACAAGCTATTCAGTGAGTGACTGCCTGAGTTCCGGCAACTGCTGGGTTAGGTACAACTTCTCGGCACCTTCGACCTGGAATGATTGCGCTGGGGGAGCAAAGTACGTCAGGAAGACTAACTATTCCGAGGGGAGATTCTTGGGAGTGGAACTCTGCTCCCCGACAAAGTAGGTATACGGTTGCTTTCTGTCATAGCTGTTTCATTCAGTCGGCCGTCAAAAGGCTGCGGGATGGGGAAGAGGGGGCAAAGTGGGTCAAGAAGGCTGGATACTAAGAGAGGATGTTCGTAGACATGGAACTCTGCTCTCCGGCAAAAAGATGGTACATCTATCATGTTCGTACACGGTACTGACATCCTTCTACAGCTGCCAAATTCATTCAATCTGCCAGAGCCTTCTTGATTCAGGAGAACGAAAATCATTAACTATTCAGACATCAGTAACTAGAAATTGCTTCATCATTGGTTACAAATATATTGTGGTTTTCACAAATATGTTATGGTGGAATTTTCTGATTTATCATGAAACGTGGCTCAACATTCCCAATTTAGGTACAAGTTGTTCCTCTCCAACGATCTTACCTCAGAGTACAAACACATTGCCGATGGTGCTGGCATTGGAGATGATCACTGCGAGTTTATTGGTGGCGAAGCGGAGAATGCAAGGGCCTCGAAAGAAGGAGCAGAGAATGCTCCAAGCGCAATGGGTAACATAATGCCTCAACGATCGAAAACTAATTACATCGCGATCGAGTCACATTCAGCATTGCGAAACCTTGCTGCTATACAAGCAACACGTATCACTTCTCGATACAATCTCGTTCATTCACAAGGCTTTCCTCTGTAAAAAAATCGTAGTCGTTTCGTAACAGGTCCTGGTGTGTACTGAGGAATTTTTTTAGCTTTGATGTTCTCTGCAAGTGGTGTCTTCTGGCGTATTTCAAAGCTAACCTTTTCTCGGTGGCACGTCTTTTCATTTCTCTATCTTTGATAAATAGAATTCAAAACGTTTATAGCATGTTACTTTTACAGGTTTTCGTCGATCTAGCTG
Protein-coding regions in this window:
- the LOC135490709 gene encoding uncharacterized protein LOC135490709 isoform X2, encoding MEVFIFLFGCCLLTPFVAGDDLLPSELRVDGYTHRIGDCVGSDITKITKTTVAECARECNALENCKSFLYNSRWYAGNYCWLKNSACPRLTWEASTNYHFYTKTDEVQVVNATETIYSVSDCLSSGNCWVRYNFSAPSTWNDCAGGAKYVKKTSYSGGRFLGVELCSPTKYKLFLSNDLTSEYKHIADGSGFGDDHCEFMGGERDDSRASREGTAHAPKAIGFRRSHWGDLVGYGKIGRANGFWYYPKSYTCGVTVPGSARVIEYSSSPGETFVTSTITPTTTVVSSDTTSTTEQLQVVNATETSYSVSDCLSSGNCWVRYNFSAPSTWNDCAGGAKYVRKTNYSEGRFLGVELCSPTKYKLFLSNDLTSEYKHIADGDGIGEDHCEFIGGEAENARASKEGAKYAPSAMGFRRHKWGGALIYGKIGRANGFYYYPKSYTCGVTVPGSDRVIEYSSSPGETFVTSTITPTTTVVSTDTTSTTEQLQVVNATETSYSVSDCLSSGNCWVRYNFSAPSTWNDCAGGAKYVRKTNYSEGRFLGVELCSPTKYKLFLSNDLTSEYKHIADGDGIGEDHCEFIGGEAENARASKEGAKYAPSAMGFRRHKWGGALIYGKIGRANGFYYYPKSYTCGVTVPGSDRVIEYSSSPGETFATSTITPTTTVVSTDTTSTTEQLQVVNATETSYSVSDCLSSGNCWVRYNFSAPSTWNDCAGGAKYVRKTNYSEGRFLGVELCSPTKYKLFLSNDLTSEYKHIADGSGIGSDHCEFMGGEWNNARASKEGAENAPSAMGFYRSNRGRALIYGKIGRANGHRYYPKSYTCGVTVPGSARVIEYSSSPGETFVTSTITPTTTVVSSDTTSTTEQLQVVNATETSYSVSDCLSSGNCWVRYNFSAPSTWNDCAGGAKYVRKTNYSEGRFLGVELCSPTKYKLFLSNDLTSEYKHIADGAGIGDDHCEFMGGEAENARASKEGAEYAPSAMGFRRSSWGFALKYGKIGRANGHWYYPKSYTCGVTVPGSDRVIEYSSSPGETFVTSTITPTTTVVSSDTTSATEQVQVVNATETSYSVSDCLSSGNCWVRYNFSAPSTWNDCAGGAKYVRKTNYSEGRFLGVELCSPTKYKLFLSNDLTSEYKHIADGAGIGDDHCEFIGGEAENARASKEGAENAPSAMGFRRSSWGQAPVSGQIGRANGHWYYPKSYICGVTVPGSARVIEYSSSPGETFVTSTITPTTTMVSDTTSTTDTRRTTEKIRIFSVAARITLAPRDHKVKDGGAVSFVCQASGSPVPDIEWLKNGKRVPTRGRYKVLDMPFGSVLRIEPVEVEFEKYNATISCVAQSGIGEPARVSANLQVYPPGRVPSGFPTITQNPSLRAVEKGRTSVMSCAATGNPAPTITWLKDFIPVELSNPRLTLLSSGSLQIEKSNHTDEGRYECVAENSVGETYSYPASLYVRVRRVPPHITSLPKSIEVLPGGSVNLTCVAAGSPKPYVKWRRADEELTPEENVQMGENVLMLTNVRESANYTCDVANILGAISAVAEVKVKAIVPGVELPEALASCSMKKVGSAALREIGMDVTSMGSEGLCGDKCRENVMCDSATFNKDKNECLLHLRQGFAMPRLARNSCCTTYMKVCPLIKSPVPPPKEQILCPLDLGNSKPSDKYAYRVLRLKNNFERGLYSCRTDELCAGISFEIQSGNRVDFTYYYNTTSEPGASFFNSARQAIKNCRTSGPTCRHLKAVFGMTLTNITQYRKKTAVETKAGCVASCERDQGVCSAATFRWRDKECLLYHFPEDYEYQLAPSDLMVSTWIEDPSLCSVRRGGEYD
- the LOC135490709 gene encoding uncharacterized protein LOC135490709 isoform X1: MEVFIFLFGCCLLTPFVAGDDLLPSELRVDGYTHRIGDCVGSDITKITKTTVAECARECNALENCKSFLYNSRWYAGNYCWLKNSACPRLTWEASTNYHFYTKTDEVQVVNATETIYSVSDCLSSGNCWVRYNFSAPSTWNDCAGGAKYVKKTSYSGGRFLGVELCSPTKYKLFLSNDLTSEYKHIADGSGFGDDHCEFMGGERDDSRASREGTAHAPKAIGFRRSHWGDLVGYGKIGRANGFWYYPKSYTCGVTVPGSARVIEYSSSPGETFVTSTITPTTTVVSSDTTSTTEQLQVVNATETSYSVSDCLSSGNCWVRYNFSAPSTWNDCAGGAKYVRKTNYSEGRFLGVELCSPTKYKLFLSNDLTSEYKHIADGDGIGEDHCEFIGGEAENARASKEGAKYAPSAMGFRRHKWGGALIYGKIGRANGFYYYPKSYTCGVTVPGSDRVIEYSSSPGETFVTSTITPTTTVVSTDTTSTTEQLQVVNATETSYSVSDCLSSGNCWVRYNFSAPSTWNDCAGGAKYVRKTNYSEGRFLGVELCSPTKYKLFLSNDLTSEYKHIADGDGIGEDHCEFIGGEAENARASKEGAKYAPSAMGFRRHKWGGALIYGKIGRANGFYYYPKSYTCGVTVPGSDRVIEYSSSPGETFATSTITPTTTVVSTDTTSTTEQLQVVNATETSYSVSDCLSSGNCWVRYNFSAPSTWNDCAGGAKYVRKTNYSEGRFLGVELCSPTKYKLFLSNDLTSEYKHIADGSGIGSDHCEFMGGEWNNARASKEGAENAPSAMGFYRSNRGRALIYGKIGRANGHRYYPKSYTCGVTVPGSARVIEYSSSPGETFVTSTITPTTTVVSSDTTSTTEQLQVVNATTETSYSVSDCLSSGNCWVRYNFSAPSTWNDCAGGAKYVRKTNYSEGRFLGVELCSPTKYKLFLSNDLTSEYKHIADGAGIGDDHCEFMGGEAENARASKEGAEYAPSAMGFHRSSWGRALIYGKIGRANGHWYYPKSYTCGVTVPGSDRVIEYSSSPGETFVTSTITPTTTVVSSDTTSTTEQLQVVNATTETSYSVSDCLSSGNCWVRYNFSAPSTWNDCAGGAKYVRKTNYSEGRFLGVELCSPTKYKLFLSNDLTSEYKHIADGAGIGDDHCEFIGGEAENARASKEGAEYAPSAMGFHRSSWGRALIYGKIGRANGHWYYPKSYTCGVTVPGSDRVIEYSSSPGETFVTSTITPTTTVVSSDTTSTTEQLQVVNATETSYSVSDCLSSGNCWVRYNFSAPSTWNDCAGGAKYVRKTNYSEGRFLGVELCSPTKYKLFLSNDLTSEYKHIADGAGIGDDHCEFMGGEAENARASKEGAEYAPSAMGFRRSSWGFALKYGKIGRANGHWYYPKSYTCGVTVPGSDRVIEYSSSPGETFVTSTITPTTTVVSSDTTSATEQVQVVNATETSYSVSDCLSSGNCWVRYNFSAPSTWNDCAGGAKYVRKTNYSEGRFLGVELCSPTKYKLFLSNDLTSEYKHIADGAGIGDDHCEFIGGEAENARASKEGAENAPSAMGFRRSSWGQAPVSGQIGRANGHWYYPKSYICGVTVPGSARVIEYSSSPGETFVTSTITPTTTMVSDTTSTTDTRRTTEKIRIFSVAARITLAPRDHKVKDGGAVSFVCQASGSPVPDIEWLKNGKRVPTRGRYKVLDMPFGSVLRIEPVEVEFEKYNATISCVAQSGIGEPARVSANLQVYPPGRVPSGFPTITQNPSLRAVEKGRTSVMSCAATGNPAPTITWLKDFIPVELSNPRLTLLSSGSLQIEKSNHTDEGRYECVAENSVGETYSYPASLYVRVRRVPPHITSLPKSIEVLPGGSVNLTCVAAGSPKPYVKWRRADEELTPEENVQMGENVLMLTNVRESANYTCDVANILGAISAVAEVKVKAIVPGVELPEALASCSMKKVGSAALREIGMDVTSMGSEGLCGDKCRENVMCDSATFNKDKNECLLHLRQGFAMPRLARNSCCTTYMKVCPLIKSPVPPPKEQILCPLDLGNSKPSDKYAYRVLRLKNNFERGLYSCRTDELCAGISFEIQSGNRVDFTYYYNTTSEPGASFFNSARQAIKNCRTSGPTCRHLKAVFGMTLTNITQYRKKTAVETKAGCVASCERDQGVCSAATFRWRDKECLLYHFPEDYEYQLAPSDLMVSTWIEDPSLCSVRRGGEYD